Proteins encoded together in one bacterium window:
- a CDS encoding aspartate/glutamate racemase family protein: protein MRIAYIGPQGRNSVLQGWASPGVVVETRSANFNGVIESQYDEYLYVPRLLEAVEQIEGDGFDAALVGCFGDPGLDGVRELARMPVVGPAEASLHVAAMLADRFGIITATPEIRSPLYRLAERYHVDRQLTGVTDIGCPILDIRRDPDAHYPVLVEVARRMLREQGAQALVLGCGSMAFYADRLAGDTGVPCVNPLRVGLKMCELLAGAGLTHSKLTYPYPSSRRTPAEPHAVAR, encoded by the coding sequence ATGCGCATCGCATACATCGGCCCGCAGGGCCGGAATTCGGTCTTGCAGGGGTGGGCCAGTCCGGGCGTCGTGGTCGAGACCCGCAGCGCGAACTTCAACGGCGTGATTGAGTCACAGTACGACGAGTATCTGTATGTGCCGCGACTGCTCGAGGCCGTGGAGCAGATCGAGGGGGACGGGTTCGACGCGGCGCTCGTCGGCTGTTTCGGCGACCCGGGGCTCGACGGGGTAAGGGAACTCGCGCGGATGCCGGTGGTGGGTCCGGCCGAGGCATCGCTGCACGTCGCCGCGATGCTGGCCGACCGATTCGGGATCATCACCGCGACGCCCGAGATCCGGTCGCCGCTTTACCGGCTGGCGGAGCGGTATCACGTGGACCGGCAGCTCACCGGTGTGACGGACATCGGGTGCCCTATCCTGGACATCCGGCGGGATCCGGACGCCCACTACCCGGTGCTCGTCGAGGTGGCGCGGCGCATGCTGCGGGAGCAGGGCGCGCAGGCGCTCGTCCTCGGCTGCGGCAGCATGGCCTTCTACGCCGACCGGCTCGCCGGAGACACCGGCGTGCCCTGCGTCAACCCGCTGCGCGTCGGGTTGAAGATGTGCGAGCTCCTTGCCGGCGCCGGCCTCACGCACTCGAAACTGACCTATCCGTATCCGTCGAGCCGGCGAACGCCGGCGGAGCCGCACGCCGTCGCGAGGTGA
- a CDS encoding ABC transporter substrate-binding protein, whose amino-acid sequence MRARVVKVALAAAAIAAMFVGAAPGTNAQASRQVRELVLVTWPQAADPQQYEAARIAAEGMRKLGLKVTVRPMPWEQLADYVWYNREKWDMTTWQMVGRPERSDPDEILVNLFSSGTAKDGYNFVGFLDPSYDKIAEEQRSATDPAARRRLVYEAQQMLAQQQPYTLLVNPKSIYAYNSQVWDSKTIVEQKGIGIKNFWTFIQATPKGAQKDMILNAQDPVQAINPLYISGKVDSWITELIWDRLVRIGPDGLPQPWAASAYKWVSPTVLDVTLRPGMKWHDGQPVTADDVIFSFTAPQGDKVPMYRPFVANIESIKTLSATALRFTLKKPQAAFLTSTLGKVNLVPKHVWAPMLQSLQGKKENAETLQEKAPIGSGPFKFVSWTRGQEVVLEANPQHWAAPKMHRWILRTVANVEASLGGLRNGEINFLSDYLGDPEVLARLSRQDPRITVVASTDIGFQFIGYNERRPPFNDPAFRKALGMAIDRTMIRLVAYKGYGVVADSPVSKALEYWHAPNLPDLTYNVKAARDLLKGAGYDWDSQGRLLYPSNATETLQVAR is encoded by the coding sequence ATGCGAGCACGGGTAGTGAAAGTAGCTCTTGCGGCCGCTGCGATCGCGGCGATGTTCGTCGGAGCGGCGCCCGGCACGAACGCACAGGCCAGCCGTCAGGTGCGCGAGCTGGTCCTGGTCACGTGGCCGCAGGCCGCCGATCCGCAGCAGTACGAAGCGGCGCGCATCGCGGCCGAGGGGATGCGCAAGCTCGGGCTCAAAGTCACGGTGCGCCCGATGCCATGGGAGCAACTGGCCGACTACGTCTGGTACAACCGCGAGAAGTGGGACATGACGACGTGGCAGATGGTCGGTCGCCCCGAACGGTCCGATCCGGACGAGATCCTCGTCAACCTGTTCTCGTCCGGCACCGCGAAGGACGGCTACAACTTCGTCGGGTTCCTCGATCCGTCCTACGACAAGATCGCGGAGGAGCAGCGCTCGGCGACCGACCCGGCCGCCCGGCGGCGGCTGGTCTACGAAGCCCAGCAGATGCTGGCGCAGCAGCAGCCGTACACCCTGCTTGTGAACCCGAAGTCCATCTATGCCTACAACAGCCAGGTGTGGGACTCGAAGACGATCGTGGAGCAGAAGGGCATCGGCATCAAGAACTTCTGGACGTTCATTCAGGCGACGCCGAAGGGCGCGCAAAAAGACATGATCCTGAACGCCCAGGACCCGGTGCAGGCGATCAACCCGCTGTACATCAGCGGCAAGGTCGATTCGTGGATCACCGAGCTGATCTGGGACCGGCTCGTCCGAATCGGGCCCGACGGCCTCCCGCAGCCCTGGGCGGCCAGCGCGTACAAGTGGGTCAGCCCGACCGTCCTCGACGTGACGCTCCGGCCGGGCATGAAGTGGCACGACGGCCAGCCGGTGACGGCGGACGACGTCATCTTTTCGTTCACGGCGCCCCAGGGCGACAAGGTGCCGATGTACCGGCCGTTCGTCGCCAACATCGAGAGCATCAAGACGCTCAGCGCGACGGCGCTGCGGTTCACGCTGAAGAAGCCGCAGGCCGCGTTCCTCACCTCGACGCTCGGCAAGGTGAACCTGGTGCCGAAGCATGTGTGGGCGCCGATGCTGCAGTCGCTCCAGGGCAAGAAAGAGAACGCCGAAACGCTCCAGGAGAAGGCGCCGATCGGCTCGGGTCCGTTCAAATTCGTGAGCTGGACGCGCGGGCAGGAGGTCGTGCTAGAGGCGAACCCGCAGCACTGGGCCGCCCCGAAGATGCACCGCTGGATCCTCCGCACCGTGGCGAACGTTGAAGCGTCGCTCGGCGGGCTGCGCAACGGCGAGATCAACTTCCTCTCCGACTACCTCGGCGATCCGGAGGTTCTGGCGCGCCTGAGCCGTCAGGATCCGCGCATCACGGTTGTCGCGTCGACCGACATCGGCTTCCAGTTCATCGGATACAACGAGCGCCGGCCGCCGTTCAACGACCCGGCGTTCCGCAAGGCGCTCGGCATGGCGATCGACCGGACCATGATTCGGCTGGTGGCCTACAAGGGCTACGGCGTGGTCGCCGACTCGCCGGTCAGCAAGGCGCTCGAGTACTGGCATGCTCCGAACCTGCCGGACTTGACATACAACGTGAAAGCGGCCCGCGATCTCCTCAAGGGGGCCGGCTACGACTGGGACAGTCAGGGGCGGCTGTTGTATCCATCGAACGCGACGGAGACGCTCCAGGTCGCGCGGTAG
- a CDS encoding ABC transporter permease → MRRTSSRWILQRLAQMALVLWVIATILFFIFRLMPGNPLVAYLDPNFTAEQQRALIHEFGLDLPLWQQYLVYLKASATGHMGQSFFYHAPVGQLVWETLPNTLILTLGAVILAYLFGAAAGAFLAWKRGTAVEGAGIPLVLAARAAPEFWVGMILLAAFSFSNHWFPSSGTASPGVQYTSVWQQLTSVDFLHHLVLPLVTFVLYLQGLPLLLMRSSMLDVMEEEFVVMARMKGLPERRILLRHAARNALLPVATAFALVVGYSLGGDVVIENVFSWPGLGRLLVKAVASKDYPLAQGAFLLIAALAISMNLLADLVYGWLDPRVSYAKR, encoded by the coding sequence ATGAGACGTACGTCGTCGCGCTGGATTCTGCAGCGCCTCGCGCAGATGGCGCTCGTGCTGTGGGTCATCGCGACGATCCTGTTCTTCATCTTCCGGCTGATGCCGGGCAACCCGCTCGTCGCGTACCTCGATCCGAATTTCACGGCCGAGCAACAGCGGGCACTCATCCACGAGTTCGGCCTCGATCTGCCGCTGTGGCAGCAGTATCTCGTATACTTGAAGGCGTCCGCGACCGGGCACATGGGGCAGTCGTTCTTCTATCACGCTCCGGTGGGGCAGCTGGTCTGGGAGACGCTGCCGAACACGCTCATCCTCACCCTGGGCGCGGTGATTTTGGCGTATCTTTTCGGCGCCGCCGCCGGCGCGTTCTTGGCGTGGAAGCGCGGGACGGCCGTGGAGGGCGCCGGGATCCCGCTCGTGCTGGCGGCGCGCGCGGCGCCGGAGTTCTGGGTCGGCATGATCCTGCTGGCCGCCTTCTCCTTCTCCAATCACTGGTTCCCGTCGTCGGGCACGGCGAGCCCCGGCGTCCAGTACACGTCCGTCTGGCAGCAACTGACGAGCGTCGACTTCCTGCACCACCTCGTCCTGCCGCTCGTCACGTTCGTGTTGTACCTGCAGGGACTGCCGCTCCTGCTCATGCGCAGCAGCATGCTCGACGTGATGGAGGAGGAGTTCGTCGTGATGGCGCGGATGAAGGGCCTGCCCGAACGGCGGATCCTCCTGCGCCACGCCGCCCGCAACGCGCTGCTGCCGGTGGCGACCGCGTTTGCGCTCGTCGTCGGCTACAGCCTCGGGGGCGACGTCGTCATCGAAAACGTCTTCAGCTGGCCCGGGCTGGGCCGGCTACTCGTGAAGGCCGTCGCGTCCAAGGACTACCCGCTCGCCCAGGGCGCGTTCTTGCTGATCGCGGCGCTCGCGATCTCGATGAACCTGCTGGCCGATCTCGTTTACGGCTGGCTCGATCCCCGCGTCTCGTATGCGAAACGTTAG
- a CDS encoding ABC transporter permease, producing MRNVSVEALPRPRAAGAPAWRRALRAAGGVLSHDRFAAAGIGIYLLFIAVALLAPWIAPYDPQQTIVRGDTLMAGRPPGRDFLLGTTNVGRDIFSQLIYGARPALTVGFAAAVAVTLLGTAVGIVAGYSGGWIDGVLMRLADVAFGIPFLPLVIVLVAFLGPSLWNIVFTMALLLWKDTARVVRAQVLSLRERGFVDAARVLGASPVRIMLEHIAPNVLPIALLYGSLAVGWGILTEAAVSFLGFGDSTQISWGFMLQDAYVSQALSSGAFNWFVPPGVCIMLVVMAGYFISRGYEELLFPRLRRQ from the coding sequence ATGCGAAACGTTAGCGTCGAGGCGCTGCCGCGTCCGCGGGCGGCCGGGGCGCCGGCCTGGCGCCGCGCGCTGCGCGCGGCCGGCGGGGTGCTCTCGCACGACCGCTTCGCCGCCGCGGGCATCGGCATCTACCTGCTGTTCATCGCGGTGGCGCTGCTGGCGCCGTGGATCGCCCCGTACGATCCGCAGCAGACCATCGTGCGGGGCGACACGCTCATGGCCGGACGGCCGCCGGGCCGCGACTTTCTGCTGGGCACGACAAACGTCGGTCGCGACATCTTCTCGCAGCTGATCTACGGCGCGCGTCCGGCGCTGACGGTCGGGTTCGCCGCCGCCGTTGCCGTGACGCTGCTGGGGACGGCGGTCGGCATCGTCGCGGGCTACTCGGGCGGCTGGATCGATGGGGTGCTGATGCGCCTCGCCGACGTCGCCTTCGGCATTCCGTTCCTGCCGCTCGTGATCGTGCTCGTGGCCTTTCTGGGGCCGAGCCTCTGGAACATCGTCTTCACCATGGCGCTGCTGCTGTGGAAGGACACCGCGCGCGTCGTCCGCGCGCAGGTGCTCTCGCTGCGGGAGCGGGGCTTCGTCGATGCGGCGCGGGTGCTCGGGGCGTCCCCGGTCCGGATCATGCTGGAGCACATCGCGCCCAACGTTCTCCCGATCGCGCTGCTCTACGGCTCGCTGGCGGTGGGCTGGGGAATCCTGACCGAGGCCGCCGTGAGTTTCCTCGGGTTCGGGGACTCCACCCAGATCTCGTGGGGCTTCATGCTGCAGGACGCCTACGTATCCCAGGCGCTCAGCAGCGGCGCGTTCAACTGGTTCGTGCCGCCGGGCGTCTGTATCATGCTCGTGGTGATGGCAGGCTACTTCATCAGCCGCGGCTACGAAGAACTGCTGTTCCCGCGCCTGCGGAGGCAGTAG